The DNA sequence ATCGGCGTGTGAAGGTCCGCGAGGATAGATTGAGGCCATGACTCGTCCCGTGCGCATCGGCGTCCAGCTGCAACCTCAGCACTCCCCGGAGTACCGGCACATCCGCGACGCTGTGCGGCGCTGTGAGGACATCGGGGTCGACGTCGCCTTCAACTGGGACCACTTCTTCCCGCTCTACGGTGACCCGGACGGCGCCCACTACGAGTGCTGGACCATGCTCGCCGCCTGGGCCGAGCAGACCTCGCGCATCGAGATCGGCGCGCTGGTGACCTGCAACAGCTACCGCAACCCCGAACTGCTCGCCGACATGGCCCGCACGGTCGACCACATCAGCGACGGCCGGCTGATCCTGGGCATCGGCTCGGGCTGGAAGCAGAAGGACTACGACGAGTACGGGTACGAATTCGGCACGGCGGGAAGCCGTCTCGACGACCTCGCGCAGGCGCTGCCGCGCATCACGTCGCGGCTGGCGAAGCTCAACCCCGCGCCGACACGCGACATCCCGATCCTGATCGGCGGGCAGGGCGAGCGCAAGACGCTGCGGTTGGTCGCCGAGTACGCCGACATCTGGCACGGCTTCACCGACCGCAGCACCTATCCGGGCAAGGCCGAGGTGCTCGATCGGCACTGCGCCGACGTCGGGCGCGACCCAGCGGCGGTCGAACGGTCATCCGGGGTGCCGGAGGGCAGCCAGGACGCCATGCTCGCCGAGGCCGACGCGCTCGTCGGCCTGGGGGTCAGTCTCCTGACGGTCGGGGTCAACGGCCCGGACTACGACCTGACGGCCGCCGAAGCGCTGTGCCGCTGGCGGGACAACCGATAGCGGTCCGTCCCCCGGCCGGATGCCGAAACGCTACGGGGTCAAGGAGAAGGATCAGGTCGTCAAGCATGTGATCGACCTGGTCCTGACCGGCCGACTCCGCGGCGGGCACCGGATCGACCGCAACGCGATCGCCGCGGCCCTCGGCGTCAGCCGCGTCCCGATCCAGGAAGCCATGGTGCAGCTCGAACACGACGGCATCGTGTCGACCCGCTATCACCGGGGCGCGTTCGTGGAACGGTTCGACGCGGCGACGCTGGCCGAGCACCACGAGCTTTACGGGGTGCTCAACGGCATCGCGTCGGCGCGGGCGGCCACCGACCCGGGCCCGGGACTGCTCACGGCGCTCGACGACGTCCTGCAGCACATGCGGAAAGGCAAGAGCCGCTCAGACTTTCAGGATTCGTGCCTGCGTTTCCGCGGCGTGGTCAACGACGCGCACGCCGGGCCGCGGCTGCACGCGGCGATCCGGGCGTCGCAGTGGTTCGCGGCGTCCGACTTCTGGCTGTCCTATCCCCGGGTGCGCGCCGAGCTCCTGCCCACTTACCAGCAGGAGGCGGCGGCGATCGGCGACCGTGACCCGGCCGCCGCGCGCACCGCCTGCATCGAACGATCCGACCTGATGGCGACGATCATGATTGCCGAGCTGACCCGCCGCGGGGTGCTCGGTGGCTCCAGTGGTTAGGTTCGACGCATGAACGTCGGACGGATCGCGGCACTGATCACGACGATGCTGATGGTGCTGACTCTGTGTTGTGCCGCCCCGGCCGCCGCGCAGGTCGACCAGTGCGCACCGCCCGGCGTGGAGAGCGCCAGCCCGCTGCCCACCAACCTCGCCGCCGCGGCGCAGGGCCCGGAGGCCGACCGGTACACCACCGAGACGGTGCGCCCCCTCGACAGCGTCGACGTCAACGCGCTCGGGCTGGGCACACCGGGAGTGCTCACGGTCGGGACGCTGTCCGATGCCCCGCCCAGCATCTGCATCGACTCCGCGGGCCAGTTCACCGGGTTCGACAACGAACTGCTGCGCGCGATCGCCGACAAACTCGGGCTGCGGGTCGACTTCGTCGGCACCGAGTTCTCCGGACTGCTCGCCCAGACCGCCTCGCGCCGGTTCGACGTCGGCTCGTCGTCGATCACCACCACCGATGCGCGCCGCCGCACCGTCGGCTTCACCAACGGCTACGACTTCGGGTACTTCTCGCTCGTCGTCCCCACCGGCTCACCGATCGACGGTTTCGGGAAACTCGGGCCCGGCCAGCGGATCGGCGTCGTCCAGGGCACCGTGCAG is a window from the Mycolicibacterium litorale genome containing:
- a CDS encoding LLM class F420-dependent oxidoreductase, translating into MTRPVRIGVQLQPQHSPEYRHIRDAVRRCEDIGVDVAFNWDHFFPLYGDPDGAHYECWTMLAAWAEQTSRIEIGALVTCNSYRNPELLADMARTVDHISDGRLILGIGSGWKQKDYDEYGYEFGTAGSRLDDLAQALPRITSRLAKLNPAPTRDIPILIGGQGERKTLRLVAEYADIWHGFTDRSTYPGKAEVLDRHCADVGRDPAAVERSSGVPEGSQDAMLAEADALVGLGVSLLTVGVNGPDYDLTAAEALCRWRDNR
- a CDS encoding GntR family transcriptional regulator; this encodes MPKRYGVKEKDQVVKHVIDLVLTGRLRGGHRIDRNAIAAALGVSRVPIQEAMVQLEHDGIVSTRYHRGAFVERFDAATLAEHHELYGVLNGIASARAATDPGPGLLTALDDVLQHMRKGKSRSDFQDSCLRFRGVVNDAHAGPRLHAAIRASQWFAASDFWLSYPRVRAELLPTYQQEAAAIGDRDPAAARTACIERSDLMATIMIAELTRRGVLGGSSG